Proteins found in one Seonamhaeicola sp. S2-3 genomic segment:
- the rlmH gene encoding 23S rRNA (pseudouridine(1915)-N(3))-methyltransferase RlmH, producing the protein MTIKLITIGKTDNRELQTLTDNYIKRLGFYIRFSFEIIPDIKNSKNLSEEQQKQKEGELILSKLANSDTLVLLDEKGKQQSSVEFSKYLQKHMNSGIKQLVFVIGGPYGFSEAVYKKANGKISLSKMTFSHQMVRLFFVEQLYRGFTILRNEPYHHR; encoded by the coding sequence ATGACTATTAAGCTAATTACCATTGGAAAAACAGATAACCGTGAATTACAGACACTTACAGATAATTACATAAAACGTTTAGGCTTTTATATTAGGTTTTCTTTTGAAATTATTCCAGATATAAAAAATTCTAAAAATTTAAGTGAAGAACAGCAAAAACAAAAAGAAGGTGAACTGATTTTAAGTAAATTAGCCAATTCTGACACTTTAGTGCTCTTAGATGAAAAGGGAAAACAACAATCTTCTGTTGAGTTTTCTAAATATTTACAAAAACATATGAATTCTGGTATAAAACAACTTGTTTTTGTTATTGGTGGTCCTTACGGATTTTCTGAAGCTGTTTATAAAAAAGCAAATGGAAAAATATCATTATCTAAAATGACGTTTTCGCATCAAATGGTTAGGTTATTTTTTGTTGAGCAACTTTATAGAGGCTTTACAATTTTACGAAATGAACCTTACCACCATAGGTAA
- a CDS encoding YihY/virulence factor BrkB family protein gives MTKPIEDKLVKIPVINVLVRFLKKIKLPGLEGLSLYDLLELYIIGIAKGALTTRASAIAFSFFMALFPFLLFVLILIPYIPIEGFKTDFLVFLESFLPPNTSDFFLHNIFENIDQSQRGGLLSSVFILSIALMANGVNAVFSGFEYSYHEQLTRNIFKQYLYALGIALILAFLIILTIAFLGYFQIYVVQGLLNAFAVDSQNVFWANLAQYVFFIIMVYLATATLYYYGTQEGKHSKFFSIGALFTTLLIILSSYLFGIYIENFGQYNKLYGSIGALLILMFYLWLNANILLLGYELNASLNKLRKRF, from the coding sequence ATGACCAAACCCATTGAAGACAAACTAGTTAAAATTCCTGTTATAAATGTCTTGGTGCGGTTTTTAAAAAAAATTAAGCTCCCAGGTTTAGAAGGGTTATCTTTATACGATTTATTAGAACTATACATTATTGGTATAGCTAAAGGCGCTTTAACTACTAGGGCTAGTGCTATTGCATTTAGCTTTTTTATGGCACTCTTTCCTTTTTTGTTATTCGTTTTAATACTAATACCATACATTCCTATTGAAGGTTTTAAAACAGATTTTTTAGTTTTTTTAGAATCGTTTTTACCACCTAATACATCAGACTTTTTTTTACATAATATTTTTGAAAACATAGATCAATCTCAAAGAGGCGGATTGCTATCTTCAGTTTTTATTTTATCTATTGCTTTAATGGCAAATGGGGTAAATGCAGTTTTTTCAGGCTTTGAATATTCTTATCATGAACAATTAACTCGAAATATTTTTAAGCAATATTTGTATGCCTTAGGCATTGCCTTAATTCTCGCCTTTTTAATTATTTTAACTATTGCCTTTTTGGGGTATTTTCAAATATATGTAGTACAGGGATTGCTTAATGCTTTTGCGGTAGATTCTCAAAATGTGTTTTGGGCTAATTTAGCGCAATATGTGTTTTTTATAATAATGGTTTATTTGGCAACGGCTACTTTATATTATTATGGAACTCAAGAAGGAAAGCACTCAAAATTCTTTTCAATAGGAGCACTTTTTACAACACTACTTATTATATTATCATCTTATTTATTTGGTATTTATATTGAAAATTTTGGACAATACAATAAGCTATATGGCTCCATAGGTGCATTGTTAATTCTAATGTTTTACCTTTGGTTAAATGCCAATATTTTACTTTTGGGCTATGAGTTAAATGCATCTTTAAACAAGTTGCGTAAAAGATTTTAG
- the nadC gene encoding carboxylating nicotinate-nucleotide diphosphorylase — protein sequence MITQEQFDSEVRAIIANAIREDVGDGDHSSLACIPENARGKAKLLVKDKGVIGGVNFAKKIFAYVDKNLKLDVRIEDGTEVTYGDVVMYVEGPSQSILKAERTVLNAMQRMSAIATKTRHFVNLVKGTKTKILDTRKTTPGIRVLEKWAVKIGGGENHRFALYDMIMLKDNHIDFAGGITKAIETSKLYLKETGKNLDIMVEARNLSEVEEILRNDGVFRILLDNFDYEDTRKAVEMIGDKCLTESSGNINEETIRHYAECGVDYISCGALTHSVHNMDLSLKAIK from the coding sequence ATGATTACACAGGAGCAGTTTGATAGTGAAGTAAGAGCTATAATTGCAAACGCAATACGAGAAGATGTTGGAGATGGCGATCATAGTTCATTAGCTTGTATTCCAGAAAACGCTAGAGGTAAAGCTAAACTTTTAGTTAAAGATAAAGGCGTTATAGGAGGCGTTAACTTCGCAAAGAAAATTTTTGCATACGTAGACAAGAATTTAAAATTAGATGTACGTATTGAAGATGGTACAGAAGTAACCTATGGAGATGTAGTTATGTATGTTGAAGGGCCATCGCAATCTATTCTTAAAGCAGAGCGTACCGTACTTAATGCTATGCAACGCATGAGTGCAATTGCTACTAAAACCAGGCATTTTGTAAACTTGGTTAAAGGTACAAAGACTAAAATTTTAGATACCAGAAAAACTACTCCAGGAATTAGAGTTTTAGAAAAATGGGCCGTGAAAATTGGTGGCGGAGAAAACCACAGATTTGCATTATATGACATGATTATGCTAAAAGATAATCATATAGATTTTGCAGGAGGTATCACTAAAGCCATAGAAACGTCTAAATTATATTTAAAAGAAACTGGTAAAAACTTAGATATTATGGTTGAAGCCAGAAATTTAAGTGAAGTGGAAGAAATTTTAAGAAACGATGGTGTTTTTAGAATTTTATTAGATAATTTTGATTACGAAGATACTCGAAAAGCTGTTGAAATGATTGGCGATAAATGCTTAACAGAATCTTCAGGAAATATAAATGAAGAAACTATTAGGCATTATGCTGAGTGTGGTGTTGATTATATATCTTGTGGAGCACTTACACATTCTGTTCACAATATGGATTTAAGTTTAAAAGCCATAAAATAG